The stretch of DNA GCAGATCGGCCGCGTGCGCGGCCTGGGCTCCGCCAAATCGGGTGCCCATCACTGGTGGACCCACAGGCTGACGGCGGGATCGAACTTCCTGCTGATGCTGTGGTTCATCTTCTCGATCGCCCGGCTGCCGTCGCTCGATTACGCGACGGTGACCGCGTGGCTGCAGGATCCGCTGGCGGCGGTGCCGATGATGCTGACGGTGCTCAGCGTGTTCTGGCATTTCCGCATGGGGCTGCAGGTCGTCATCGAGGACTATCAGCACAATGAGCAGCGCGTGCTCTGGCTCGTCGCGCTCAACTTCTACGCGGTCGGCGCGGGCGCGCTGGCCATCTTCTCGATCCTCAAGATCGCCTTTGCGGGAGCTGCCTGATGGCGGACGCCTATAAGATCATCGACCACAGCTATGACGCCGTCATCGTGGGGGCCGGCGGGGCCGGCCTGCGCGCGACGATGGGCGTGGCCGGCGCGGGGCTCAAGACCGCGTGCATCACCAAGGTCTTCCCGACGCGCAGCCACACGGTCGCCGCGCAGGGCGGCATCGCCGCGTCGCTCGGCAATATGGGGCCGGACCACTGGACCTGGCACATGTACGACACCGTCA from Sphingomonas changnyeongensis encodes:
- the sdhD gene encoding succinate dehydrogenase, hydrophobic membrane anchor protein, which codes for MGTGTQIGRVRGLGSAKSGAHHWWTHRLTAGSNFLLMLWFIFSIARLPSLDYATVTAWLQDPLAAVPMMLTVLSVFWHFRMGLQVVIEDYQHNEQRVLWLVALNFYAVGAGALAIFSILKIAFAGAA